A single Actinomadura algeriensis DNA region contains:
- the corA gene encoding magnesium/cobalt transporter CorA, which produces MAMTRVRPTRALFKTRRPQDAGRQGPARRSAVIDWAAYIDGHRVCTDTVGDAVRLIRDGRLTPEGESAGFVWVGLHEPSSTELSDLAEVFGLHPLAVEDAIHAHQRPKLERYDDVHFVVMKTVGYVPGEDGSEVVETGEIMIFCGPDFVVTVRHGTHGELAPVRTRLERDPSRLAMGPAAVLHAVADRVVDGYVNVADAVQEDIDEVEEAVFSPERTDESRRIYRLKREVIQLKRAVGPLAGPLRNLSGRRFVPAEIKEYLRDVEDHLTRVREQVESYDELLNPILQAHMTQVTVADNKDMRKISAWGAIFMVPTAIAGVYGMNFDFMPETQWRFGYPMILGVIGLACLSLYRGFRRNGWL; this is translated from the coding sequence ATGGCCATGACGCGAGTCCGTCCCACCCGCGCGCTGTTCAAGACCCGCCGCCCCCAGGACGCGGGGCGGCAGGGCCCGGCCCGCCGCTCCGCCGTCATCGACTGGGCCGCCTACATCGACGGCCACCGCGTCTGCACCGACACGGTCGGCGACGCCGTCCGCCTCATCCGCGACGGCCGCCTCACCCCCGAAGGGGAGAGCGCCGGATTCGTCTGGGTCGGCCTGCACGAGCCGTCGTCCACCGAACTGTCCGACCTCGCCGAGGTGTTCGGCCTGCACCCGCTCGCGGTCGAGGACGCCATCCACGCCCACCAGCGCCCGAAGCTCGAACGCTACGACGACGTCCACTTCGTCGTGATGAAGACCGTCGGGTACGTGCCCGGCGAGGACGGCTCCGAGGTCGTCGAGACCGGCGAGATCATGATCTTCTGCGGGCCCGACTTCGTCGTCACCGTCCGGCACGGCACGCACGGCGAGCTCGCGCCCGTCCGCACCCGCCTCGAGCGCGACCCGTCCCGTCTCGCGATGGGGCCCGCCGCCGTCCTGCACGCCGTCGCCGACCGCGTCGTCGACGGCTACGTGAACGTCGCCGACGCCGTCCAGGAGGACATCGACGAGGTCGAGGAGGCCGTCTTCTCGCCCGAGCGCACGGACGAGTCGCGCCGCATCTACCGGCTCAAGCGCGAGGTCATCCAGCTCAAGCGCGCCGTCGGCCCGCTCGCCGGACCGCTGCGCAACCTGTCCGGCCGCCGCTTCGTCCCCGCCGAGATCAAGGAGTACCTGCGCGACGTCGAGGACCACCTCACCCGCGTCCGCGAGCAGGTCGAGTCCTACGACGAGCTGCTCAACCCGATCCTCCAGGCGCACATGACGCAGGTGACGGTCGCCGACAACAAGGACATGCGCAAGATCTCCGCCTGGGGCGCGATATTCATGGTGCCCACCGCCATCGCGGGGGTCTACGGCATGAACTTCGACTTCATGCCCGAGACCCAGTGGCGTTTCGGCTACCCGATGATCCTCGGCGTCATCGGCCTGGCCTGCCTGTCCCTCTACCGGGGCTTCCGCCGCAACGGCTGGCTCTGA